In Candidatus Hinthialibacter antarcticus, the following are encoded in one genomic region:
- a CDS encoding glycosyltransferase family 39 protein, giving the protein MQQSPEDEKPDLLNSEPEPEKRSNLFDEEDEKTEEDAALEKAAEEVEDEYIPTTEPGGVWPLTFFIGATLLYLMLAIGSISEKYVDFGDGNYLYISWRVMLGELLYSDLPSPQPPLLLFLGSILMGLGGGEDIFIRLWQVIQHALTACCVVAIGHRMFAQNLVSYLAGAIYLFLPEGVWWSAGFQSEPLLILLQALNLLLFLTAVREKQAGKALYASALVSVLCCYVNMTALPYVVLQWFFVWLHFRPMIKEYALAFLAPAILMLTFMLWYSNGQYIDHVFFRQVGTYPTESMQGTLSYFISKLVTDGGDILHWEGGWVFASMAGILLFAGDDSTKTFRAKPYIIWWAIFSLGSIIFVTKGGTVEYIFTLGEPAVALFASFFICTFFMATGVPAPFGTGLQPAIQLGKWVLLIFLVVPALVMKPIQLNYYTFTNSPVVFELSHDEMIAIQRLIQSKADEDDEILAPPYFAYHAKRKIVGNMSSLFILLHAYYTEWEQLIEDRDLPFANELPTRSGSIISSPLRPSYEPSAVLQLAALFGREPKLAESYPAIALFLDVRSKILSGDVPIIIANTNHPFFHVPPLDDAIRKGMVRSQNQLSLANREENLIIYESRR; this is encoded by the coding sequence GTGCAGCAGTCGCCCGAAGATGAAAAGCCCGATTTGTTAAATTCAGAGCCAGAACCTGAAAAGCGCTCGAATCTGTTCGACGAAGAAGACGAGAAAACTGAAGAGGACGCTGCGCTCGAAAAAGCCGCAGAAGAGGTGGAAGATGAGTATATTCCGACCACTGAACCAGGCGGCGTCTGGCCGTTAACTTTTTTCATTGGAGCCACATTGCTGTACCTGATGTTAGCGATCGGCAGCATTAGCGAAAAGTACGTCGACTTCGGCGACGGCAACTATCTATATATATCGTGGCGGGTTATGTTGGGCGAATTGCTATACAGCGACTTGCCCAGCCCTCAACCTCCGTTGTTGTTATTTCTCGGCTCGATTTTGATGGGGCTGGGTGGGGGCGAGGACATTTTTATTCGCCTCTGGCAGGTCATTCAACACGCGCTAACCGCCTGTTGCGTGGTCGCCATCGGCCACCGCATGTTCGCCCAAAACCTGGTTTCCTACCTGGCGGGGGCGATTTATCTCTTCCTGCCCGAGGGGGTTTGGTGGTCGGCGGGCTTTCAATCTGAGCCGCTGCTTATCTTACTGCAAGCGCTGAACTTGCTTTTATTTCTGACCGCTGTTCGAGAAAAGCAGGCGGGAAAAGCGCTCTATGCGTCTGCGCTGGTTTCGGTTTTATGCTGTTACGTCAACATGACAGCGCTGCCGTATGTCGTGCTGCAATGGTTCTTTGTCTGGCTGCATTTCCGCCCCATGATAAAAGAATACGCGCTGGCATTTTTAGCGCCCGCCATTCTGATGCTGACGTTTATGCTCTGGTACAGCAACGGGCAATATATTGACCACGTGTTTTTCCGCCAGGTGGGCACCTACCCCACTGAGTCGATGCAAGGCACGCTTTCTTACTTTATTTCTAAACTCGTAACAGACGGCGGCGACATCCTGCATTGGGAAGGCGGATGGGTTTTCGCCTCAATGGCGGGCATTCTTCTCTTCGCGGGCGACGACAGTACCAAAACCTTCCGGGCGAAACCTTATATTATCTGGTGGGCGATTTTTTCGCTGGGCTCGATTATTTTCGTCACCAAAGGCGGGACGGTCGAATATATATTCACTCTCGGCGAGCCAGCCGTCGCGTTGTTCGCTTCGTTTTTCATCTGCACATTTTTCATGGCGACCGGGGTCCCGGCGCCGTTTGGGACGGGCTTGCAGCCTGCGATTCAACTGGGCAAATGGGTATTGCTGATCTTTTTAGTGGTTCCGGCATTGGTGATGAAGCCCATACAGTTGAATTACTACACGTTTACCAATTCACCGGTTGTGTTTGAACTCTCACATGATGAGATGATTGCCATTCAGCGGCTCATTCAATCAAAGGCGGATGAAGACGATGAAATCCTGGCGCCGCCTTATTTCGCCTATCACGCCAAACGCAAAATAGTTGGAAATATGTCTTCGCTGTTTATCTTGCTGCACGCCTACTACACCGAGTGGGAGCAGCTCATCGAAGATCGCGATCTTCCGTTTGCGAATGAACTGCCCACCCGCAGCGGCTCGATCATCAGTTCGCCGCTGAGGCCGAGTTACGAACCTTCGGCGGTCCTGCAACTGGCCGCTCTGTTTGGCCGCGAGCCGAAACTGGCGGAAAGTTATCCAGCCATTGCGCTGTTTTTAGACGTTCGGAGCAAAATTCTTTCCGGCGACGTACCTATTATTATTGCGAACACCAATCACCCGTTTTTCCATGTACCGCCGCTGGACGACGCCATCCGCAAGGGCATGGTGCGCTCGCAAAACCAGCTCAGCCTCGCCAATCGCGAAGAAAACCTGATAATCTATGAATCGAGGAGATGA
- the tsf gene encoding translation elongation factor Ts encodes MAEIKATLVKDLREKTGAGMMDCKKALIECDGDFEKAEKYLREKGIAAASKRSGRQTKEGVVYSYIHPGNRIGVLVEVNCETDFVARTDDFQTFAKDIAMHIAASSPAYLQRDEVAADELEAERDLFRTQAKEAGKPDNVIEKMIEGRINKFYSQICLMEQPFIKDMNVSIEDFLKETMSKVGENIQIRRFVRFQLGEE; translated from the coding sequence ATGGCTGAGATTAAAGCAACTTTAGTGAAGGACCTTCGTGAGAAAACCGGCGCTGGCATGATGGATTGCAAGAAAGCGCTGATAGAATGTGACGGCGATTTTGAAAAAGCAGAAAAATATCTGCGCGAAAAAGGCATCGCCGCCGCCTCGAAACGCAGCGGACGCCAAACCAAAGAAGGCGTCGTTTATTCGTACATTCACCCCGGCAACCGCATCGGCGTGTTGGTCGAAGTGAATTGCGAAACCGACTTCGTAGCGCGGACTGACGATTTCCAGACGTTCGCCAAAGACATCGCCATGCACATCGCCGCCTCCAGCCCTGCTTATTTGCAGCGCGATGAGGTTGCAGCCGACGAACTTGAGGCCGAGCGCGACCTCTTCCGCACCCAGGCCAAAGAAGCCGGTAAGCCCGACAACGTCATTGAAAAAATGATCGAAGGGCGCATCAACAAGTTCTATTCGCAAATCTGCCTTATGGAACAACCCTTCATCAAAGACATGAATGTTTCGATTGAAGATTTTCTAAAAGAAACCATGTCGAAAGTCGGCGAAAACATTCAAATCCGCCGTTTTGTTCGGTTCCAACTCGGCGAAGAGTAA
- the pyrH gene encoding UMP kinase, producing the protein MTTRGAPFGVPPERDAMAKPRRVLLKISGEALAGEKGYGVNFPTLQTVSQEIAAAHQGGGLELTLVVGGGNIWRGADAGVAYIEESSAHYMGMLATVINALAFQASLEHEGVFTRVQSAFRMEELCEPYIRRRAIRHIEKGRVVIFAGGTGNPYFTTDTAAALRAIEIGADIVYKATKVDGVYSSDPLKNPDAKRYDELTYKEVLAKGLRVMDSTAISLCMENNLPIAIFNMNKPGEITRALRGEPVGTVVKAED; encoded by the coding sequence ATGACGACGCGGGGCGCGCCGTTCGGCGTCCCGCCAGAGCGAGACGCCATGGCAAAGCCACGCAGAGTACTCCTCAAGATTAGCGGAGAAGCCCTAGCCGGCGAAAAAGGCTACGGCGTCAATTTCCCCACTTTACAAACTGTTTCTCAAGAGATCGCCGCCGCCCATCAAGGCGGCGGTCTTGAGTTGACCCTGGTGGTCGGCGGCGGCAATATCTGGCGCGGCGCAGACGCAGGCGTCGCCTATATTGAAGAATCCTCCGCCCACTACATGGGCATGCTCGCCACTGTCATCAACGCGCTCGCGTTTCAAGCCAGCCTCGAACACGAAGGCGTATTTACCCGCGTTCAATCGGCGTTCCGCATGGAAGAACTCTGCGAACCCTATATCCGGCGTCGCGCCATTCGCCATATCGAAAAAGGCCGCGTCGTTATTTTTGCGGGCGGAACCGGCAATCCCTATTTCACCACAGACACCGCCGCCGCGTTGCGCGCCATTGAAATCGGCGCTGATATCGTTTATAAAGCGACCAAAGTCGACGGCGTCTATTCGTCTGACCCTCTGAAGAATCCAGACGCAAAGCGCTATGATGAACTGACTTACAAAGAGGTCTTAGCGAAAGGCCTGCGCGTGATGGACTCGACCGCCATCTCGTTATGTATGGAAAACAATCTGCCCATCGCCATTTTCAACATGAACAAACCTGGCGAAATTACCCGGGCGTTGCGCGGGGAACCCGTCGGCACGGTGGTGAAGGCTGAAGACTAA
- the frr gene encoding ribosome recycling factor, with protein MDNEFLEECQLEFEDAVDWTRRELSHLRTGRATPALLDSVMVEAYGTKTPLKQMANISVPEARMLVVQPWDKSQIGEIEKAILQADVGITPNNDGKIIRLPIPALTEERRRDLVKVSKKFGEEGKIRIRHKRRESVESLKKSQKDGLIPEDDAKKMEDDVQKLTEQYTKKVDDVLDAKEKEIMEF; from the coding sequence ATGGATAACGAATTTTTAGAAGAATGCCAACTCGAATTTGAAGACGCCGTCGATTGGACGCGCCGCGAACTCTCTCACTTACGCACCGGACGCGCCACCCCGGCGCTGCTCGACAGCGTGATGGTTGAAGCCTATGGCACCAAGACGCCGCTCAAGCAAATGGCCAATATCAGCGTCCCCGAAGCGCGCATGTTGGTGGTCCAGCCTTGGGACAAAAGCCAGATCGGCGAAATTGAAAAGGCCATCCTGCAAGCCGACGTCGGCATTACCCCCAACAATGACGGCAAGATCATCCGCCTGCCGATTCCGGCTCTGACCGAAGAACGTCGGCGGGATTTAGTCAAAGTCTCAAAAAAATTCGGCGAAGAAGGCAAAATTCGCATCCGCCACAAACGCCGTGAGAGCGTCGAGTCGTTAAAGAAATCGCAAAAAGACGGCCTCATCCCTGAAGACGACGCCAAAAAGATGGAAGACGACGTTCAAAAACTCACCGAGCAATACACCAAAAAAGTCGACGACGTGCTCGACGCCAAAGAAAAAGAAATCATGGAATTTTAG
- a CDS encoding sugar phosphate isomerase/epimerase family protein: MKFAICNETFQNADFQTVCECASKVGYDGVEIAPFTFGKLATELSPGEKKTIKQIADDNGLDIIGLHWLLVLPKGVENRMHINCPDASVRKETQDYYRELIRLCAEWGGKVMVHGSPGARNWSEGDKYYDVFQRAVDFFGGCMDLAAESGVTICFEPLTHAETNFINRAQDGLDLINAVNHKNFQLHLDIKAMCGGEYASPADTLKQFKDVTRHIHANDPNKRGPGMGDVKYEPIVAALNETGYDGYVSVEVFDYTPDGETIARESIDFLKSVFN, from the coding sequence ATGAAATTTGCGATCTGCAACGAGACGTTTCAAAACGCCGACTTTCAAACCGTGTGTGAATGCGCGTCAAAAGTCGGCTATGACGGCGTCGAAATCGCCCCGTTCACCTTCGGAAAACTGGCGACCGAACTTTCGCCCGGCGAGAAAAAAACCATCAAACAAATCGCCGATGACAACGGCCTCGACATCATCGGCTTGCACTGGCTGTTGGTGTTGCCGAAAGGCGTCGAAAATAGAATGCACATCAATTGCCCTGACGCGTCCGTGCGGAAAGAAACGCAGGACTACTACAGAGAGCTCATTCGCCTGTGCGCCGAATGGGGCGGCAAGGTGATGGTGCACGGCTCGCCCGGCGCCCGCAATTGGAGCGAAGGCGATAAGTATTACGACGTGTTCCAACGCGCGGTCGATTTCTTCGGCGGCTGTATGGACCTCGCGGCGGAAAGTGGCGTGACGATTTGTTTCGAGCCCCTGACTCATGCGGAAACCAATTTTATCAACCGCGCCCAGGACGGCCTCGATCTCATCAACGCCGTCAATCATAAAAATTTTCAATTGCATCTCGATATTAAAGCGATGTGCGGCGGCGAATACGCCTCGCCGGCTGATACGCTCAAACAATTTAAAGACGTCACCCGCCACATTCACGCCAACGACCCCAACAAGCGCGGCCCCGGCATGGGCGACGTGAAATATGAACCCATCGTCGCGGCGCTGAACGAAACCGGCTACGACGGCTACGTTTCTGTCGAAGTGTTCGATTACACGCCCGACGGCGAGACCATCGCCCGCGAAAGCATTGATTTTCTAAAATCAGTATTTAACTAA
- a CDS encoding PmoA family protein — protein MKQFVQGLYVFIALSIVAPVHSFEIEVFAGSNARDLCPVVAEAPAMDAGLIWLQAEGSDEAVACQVVQQAGKSLLHFIVNDLKPFEKRVYHKADGKGKTADAVSIEENGATLKINIDGKPFTEYRTETSKKQPLQIFYPLFGPQGVRMTRGFPMEKFDGESEDHPHHQSLWVSHGDVNGVNFWHLGDNQGYQRHQKFASVADGPVCGRIEQAITWENEDGKKLLNETRTITIWGTGDDARMMDFDIVLTPADGDVTFGDTKEGGLLSLRTAYTMREVLPDKKKGTGLITNAEDATTAKNTWGKPSPWCDYSGPVGGTTAGLTIMDNPENVFYPTRYHVRDYGLFTANPFGLSHFIGKDHDGTRVLKSGETWRQQYRLYIHAGDVNQSNVKAMYVNYADGPRVVVK, from the coding sequence ATGAAACAATTTGTACAAGGTCTCTATGTCTTCATTGCGTTGTCTATCGTTGCGCCCGTTCATTCATTTGAAATCGAAGTTTTCGCCGGATCCAACGCCCGCGATTTGTGTCCGGTCGTCGCCGAAGCGCCAGCGATGGACGCAGGGCTGATCTGGCTTCAAGCCGAGGGGTCAGACGAAGCGGTTGCCTGTCAGGTTGTGCAACAAGCGGGCAAGTCGCTGCTTCATTTTATTGTGAATGATTTAAAGCCGTTTGAAAAACGCGTCTATCACAAAGCCGATGGCAAAGGCAAAACGGCTGACGCGGTTTCGATAGAAGAAAACGGCGCGACCCTTAAAATCAACATTGACGGTAAGCCGTTTACGGAATACCGGACTGAGACCTCAAAGAAACAACCGCTGCAAATTTTTTATCCGTTGTTCGGGCCGCAAGGCGTCCGTATGACCCGCGGCTTTCCGATGGAGAAATTTGACGGCGAATCGGAAGACCACCCTCATCATCAATCGTTATGGGTATCTCACGGCGACGTGAACGGCGTCAATTTCTGGCATCTCGGCGATAACCAGGGCTACCAGCGCCATCAAAAATTCGCGTCCGTTGCCGACGGCCCCGTTTGTGGACGCATCGAACAGGCGATCACTTGGGAAAATGAGGACGGCAAGAAATTATTAAATGAAACGCGCACCATCACCATTTGGGGAACCGGTGACGACGCCCGCATGATGGACTTCGATATTGTGTTGACTCCAGCCGACGGCGACGTGACCTTTGGCGACACCAAAGAGGGCGGGCTGCTTTCGCTGCGCACCGCCTATACCATGCGCGAAGTCTTGCCTGACAAGAAAAAAGGGACGGGCCTCATCACCAACGCGGAAGATGCGACGACCGCCAAAAATACTTGGGGCAAACCTTCACCCTGGTGCGACTATAGCGGCCCGGTGGGCGGAACCACCGCAGGATTGACCATTATGGATAATCCCGAAAACGTGTTTTACCCGACCCGCTACCACGTGCGCGACTATGGTTTGTTTACTGCAAACCCGTTTGGCCTGTCGCACTTTATCGGCAAAGACCATGACGGGACGCGCGTGTTAAAGTCAGGCGAGACCTGGCGTCAGCAATATCGCCTATACATTCACGCGGGCGACGTCAATCAATCGAACGTCAAAGCGATGTATGTGAATTACGCCGACGGCCCGAGGGTTGTTGTGAAATAG
- a CDS encoding glycosyltransferase family 2 protein: MIDVIIVNYNASSYLQSLLDALLSKDALVKSRRLQISVTVVDNASSDGSASMVETRFPQAKLIQREANDGYAAAVNEGVAATDNRVILLLNSDVFVTIDQVAALQRIWERLDFPGVLAPLHLEEDDFPQQTWGGFPTPQAELKRKRLEQGLNQREPWARREAMNEASRTREVDWVSGSCMLFPRLTLEEAGPWDQNFFLYFEDIDWCLRVKEKGLSVFHTPEVRVVHAHGASMEQDPESSEIEYRLSQCYFTLKHFGGWALWKLRFYLTLKQLGRFLLGGRSGFSRGTSWEILRNLWRNPMNQ, encoded by the coding sequence GTGATTGACGTAATCATTGTGAACTATAACGCATCGTCGTATCTGCAATCACTTCTCGATGCGCTGCTCAGCAAAGACGCGCTGGTCAAAAGCCGCCGCTTGCAGATCAGCGTCACGGTGGTCGATAACGCCTCCAGCGACGGCTCCGCCTCGATGGTGGAGACGCGTTTTCCGCAGGCGAAATTGATTCAACGCGAGGCGAACGACGGCTACGCTGCTGCGGTCAATGAAGGCGTCGCGGCGACCGACAACCGTGTCATCTTGTTGTTGAACAGCGACGTGTTTGTCACCATCGACCAGGTCGCCGCCTTGCAGCGTATCTGGGAACGGCTCGATTTTCCCGGCGTGCTGGCGCCGCTTCATCTCGAAGAAGACGACTTCCCTCAACAGACCTGGGGCGGTTTTCCAACACCGCAAGCGGAACTTAAACGCAAACGCCTCGAACAAGGCCTCAATCAGCGCGAACCCTGGGCGCGGCGCGAGGCGATGAACGAGGCCTCCCGCACACGCGAGGTCGATTGGGTTTCTGGCTCGTGCATGTTGTTTCCCCGCCTGACGCTGGAAGAAGCCGGGCCGTGGGACCAGAACTTTTTTCTCTATTTTGAAGACATCGACTGGTGTTTGCGCGTGAAAGAAAAAGGGCTTTCGGTTTTCCATACGCCCGAAGTGAGGGTTGTGCATGCGCACGGCGCCAGTATGGAACAAGACCCGGAATCAAGCGAAATCGAATATCGTCTCAGCCAGTGTTACTTTACGTTGAAACATTTTGGCGGTTGGGCATTATGGAAGTTGCGCTTCTATCTGACCTTGAAACAACTGGGGCGCTTTTTGCTCGGCGGGCGTTCGGGGTTCTCCCGCGGGACGTCGTGGGAAATTCTACGCAACCTCTGGCGAAACCCCATGAACCAATAA
- a CDS encoding glycosyltransferase: MAEPPRVLQVVASLHGGAARHVLHLSKGLIATGWKVTVASPCDDNAFLQTLTQAGCEVNHWGGFQRLPIVAYQRLRSWLQSGEFDLVHVHGHRAAILTRAAAIRLKQRPPIVYTVHGYHPPYYPKARSRIIVNSLERMQCGLTDEYICVSPSTQADLARAVPKAEAKSQVIANAVPVKETPLAVRRENRNRIREALGVSNEAFVLGTVARLQWQKGVDRLLQAFQWAGRESDVLLIVGDGPDRNALQTQARRMGYGKRCLFIGAQNDARPLYHAMDLFVLPSLWEGLPLTVLEAWANSVPVVATDVAGSRDLIIDGVNGLLAQNHPDGIAAAIHRFHKDNTLDSTLIRNGLESLERDYSLEGMIEKTEAAYRECLK; the protein is encoded by the coding sequence ATGGCAGAGCCGCCGCGCGTTTTGCAGGTTGTTGCTTCGTTGCACGGGGGGGCGGCGCGGCATGTGTTGCATCTCTCCAAGGGATTAATCGCAACGGGTTGGAAGGTCACTGTCGCGTCTCCCTGCGATGACAACGCGTTTCTTCAAACACTGACGCAAGCAGGCTGCGAGGTAAACCATTGGGGCGGATTTCAACGTCTGCCGATTGTTGCCTATCAACGTCTACGAAGTTGGCTGCAATCGGGCGAATTTGACCTCGTCCATGTTCACGGCCATCGCGCTGCGATTTTAACGCGCGCGGCGGCGATACGGCTCAAACAGCGCCCGCCGATTGTGTATACCGTCCACGGCTACCACCCGCCCTATTATCCAAAAGCGCGCTCGCGCATCATCGTCAATTCGCTGGAGCGAATGCAGTGCGGTCTCACGGATGAATACATTTGCGTCTCGCCGAGTACGCAAGCCGACCTGGCGCGGGCCGTTCCCAAAGCGGAAGCCAAGTCGCAGGTGATCGCCAATGCGGTTCCCGTCAAAGAGACTCCACTTGCGGTGCGCCGCGAAAACCGCAACCGCATCCGTGAGGCGTTGGGCGTATCGAACGAAGCGTTTGTTTTGGGAACCGTGGCGCGGTTGCAATGGCAGAAGGGCGTTGACCGGCTGCTGCAAGCGTTTCAATGGGCCGGGCGCGAATCTGACGTGTTGCTCATCGTCGGCGACGGGCCTGACCGAAACGCGCTGCAAACCCAGGCGCGCCGGATGGGGTATGGCAAGCGCTGCTTATTTATTGGAGCGCAGAACGACGCAAGGCCCTTGTATCATGCGATGGATTTGTTCGTATTGCCGTCGTTATGGGAAGGCTTACCGTTGACGGTGCTCGAAGCCTGGGCGAATAGCGTTCCAGTGGTTGCGACGGACGTTGCCGGTTCGCGCGACTTGATTATCGACGGGGTGAATGGGCTGCTGGCGCAAAACCACCCCGATGGAATCGCCGCCGCGATCCACCGCTTCCATAAAGACAACACGCTCGACTCGACGCTGATCCGCAACGGCCTCGAAAGCCTCGAACGCGACTATTCGCTGGAAGGAATGATCGAAAAGACGGAAGCCGCGTATCGAGAATGTTTAAAATAA
- a CDS encoding sugar phosphorylase, whose translation MLKSIARDRLSELEQRFESLYGDLSARCLARLNMMVGRYGVGLNPNRSQSLWDETSSLLITYGDMVRSKHDTPLYTLRHFLLRHVRDAIQSVHVLPFTPYSSDDGFSVIDYRTVDPELGTWTDIRGLSTDYRFMADLVINHVSRQSSWFKDFTINVAPACNYFIELPPDTDVRTVVRPRTSPLLTPVHTRSGERYVWTTFSDDQIDVNFENPDVLFEYLDILFYYISMGAKIIRLDAIAFLWKKLGGPCIHLRETHEVVKIIRDVLDLVAPEVVLLTETNVPHKENVSYFGDGDEAHIVYQFSMPPLVLHALLNGNACYLTQWAMQLEAPPIGCTFLNFTASHDGVGVRPLEGLVPDEEVHALVEAVKARGGRVSSKSNPDGSMSPYELNITYFDALSEPMKAPGAEHIQRFLCSQTIPLSFKGVPAIYFHSLTATPNWQDGVAETCRARTINRRKWKEDELETLLRDKETPTAQVFDEYIRRLNIRKQHCAFHPDSDQTVHSLSDDVFILERVSASEASAVAALHNVTNKTVTLDAQYKLPTLHSRKEAFDLISGQSMQTNEITLQPYQCVWLIAESMRT comes from the coding sequence ATGCTTAAAAGCATCGCACGCGACCGGCTCAGCGAACTCGAACAACGCTTTGAAAGTCTCTACGGCGACCTGTCGGCGCGCTGCCTCGCCCGGTTGAATATGATGGTCGGGCGCTACGGCGTCGGCTTGAATCCAAATCGTTCACAATCTCTTTGGGATGAAACTTCCAGCCTACTGATTACCTACGGCGACATGGTGCGCTCCAAGCACGACACGCCGCTCTACACCTTGCGGCATTTTCTGCTACGCCATGTGCGCGACGCCATTCAGTCGGTGCATGTCTTGCCTTTCACGCCCTATTCGTCTGACGACGGTTTCTCAGTCATCGACTATCGTACGGTTGATCCTGAATTGGGAACCTGGACTGACATTCGCGGACTCAGCACCGACTACCGCTTTATGGCGGACCTGGTCATCAATCACGTCTCGCGCCAGAGCTCATGGTTCAAAGATTTCACCATCAACGTCGCGCCCGCCTGCAACTACTTCATCGAACTGCCGCCGGACACCGACGTACGCACCGTGGTCAGGCCGCGCACCAGCCCATTGCTCACGCCTGTTCATACCCGTTCTGGCGAGCGCTATGTATGGACCACCTTCAGCGACGATCAGATTGACGTCAACTTTGAAAACCCTGACGTGTTGTTTGAATATCTCGACATTTTGTTTTACTACATTTCGATGGGCGCAAAAATCATCCGGCTGGATGCGATTGCTTTTTTATGGAAGAAACTGGGCGGGCCGTGCATCCACCTGCGTGAAACTCATGAAGTGGTCAAGATTATCCGCGATGTGTTGGACCTGGTTGCGCCTGAGGTGGTGTTGCTGACCGAAACCAACGTGCCGCATAAGGAAAACGTCAGTTATTTCGGCGACGGCGACGAAGCCCATATTGTCTATCAATTCAGTATGCCGCCGCTGGTTTTACACGCCCTGCTGAACGGCAATGCGTGCTATTTAACCCAATGGGCCATGCAACTCGAGGCGCCGCCCATCGGCTGTACGTTTCTCAATTTCACCGCCTCGCATGACGGCGTCGGCGTACGTCCGTTGGAAGGCCTGGTTCCTGACGAAGAAGTCCACGCGCTGGTCGAAGCCGTCAAAGCGCGCGGCGGACGCGTGTCAAGCAAGAGCAATCCAGACGGCTCCATGAGCCCGTACGAACTCAACATCACCTACTTCGATGCGTTGTCGGAGCCGATGAAAGCGCCCGGCGCAGAACACATTCAGCGCTTTTTGTGTTCGCAGACCATCCCGCTGAGTTTCAAGGGCGTTCCGGCGATTTATTTCCATAGCCTGACCGCGACGCCCAACTGGCAGGACGGCGTCGCTGAGACCTGCCGCGCCCGCACCATCAACCGCCGCAAATGGAAAGAAGACGAACTCGAGACCCTGCTGCGCGACAAAGAAACCCCGACGGCGCAGGTGTTTGACGAATACATCCGCCGTCTCAATATTCGCAAACAGCATTGCGCATTTCACCCCGACAGCGATCAGACCGTCCACTCGCTCAGCGATGACGTGTTTATCTTGGAGCGCGTCTCCGCCAGTGAAGCCAGCGCGGTCGCGGCGCTGCATAACGTGACCAACAAAACCGTCACGCTAGATGCGCAATACAAACTGCCGACGCTGCACAGCCGCAAAGAGGCGTTCGACCTCATCAGCGGGCAATCCATGCAAACCAACGAAATCACGCTGCAACCCTATCAGTGCGTCTGGCTGATCGCGGAATCAATGCGGACGTAA